Part of the Nicotiana sylvestris chromosome 2, ASM39365v2, whole genome shotgun sequence genome, ATGATAGAATAACTGAATTTCTTCCTAGGACTTCAAGTGAAGCAATCTCAGAAGGGAACATTGATAAGTCAGTAGAAGTACATCAAGGAGCTGCTGAAaaggtttgatatggaagcatcaaaacTCATCGACACTCCCAATGCCACAGCCACCCGTCTAGACATGGATGAACCCGGTTCCCCTGTAAATTAGACCATGTATAGAGGGATCATAGGATCACTCATGTATCTCACTGCAAGGAGAACAGACATTGTTTTCAGCGGGGGTCtttgtgcaaggtttcaatccaatccaaaggaatctcatctgaaggctgTCAAGAGAATactaagatatctcaaaggaacgTAGGACCTGGTCCTCTATTATCCTTCAGGTGATAGCTTTGATCTTATTAGGTATGTTGACGCTGATTATACAGGATATCTGGTGTATAGGGAAAGCACGTCTGGAATGGCACATTTTATGGGCTCTTGCTTAATCTCATGGggtacaaggaagcaaaactcagtggcACTCTCAACTGCAGAAGTTGAATATGTagtagctgcctcttgttgtgcttaACTTATGTGGATCAAGAAACAGTTAGAAGACTTTGGAGTATTCTCAGACTATGTGCCTCTTTTATGTGATAATacaagtgcactcaacatggcaaaaaatccagttcaacataagaggaccaagcacattgatgtaTGTCATCACTTTCTTAGAGACAATATTGAAAAAGGGCTTATATGCATGAAATTCTGCAGCACTGAAGATCAAATTACAGATATATTTACCAAATCCCTGAGCAGAGAACACTTTGAGTAAAATCGTCTAGCATTGGGGTTGATAAAACCCAATTGAGAACCTGGTCCCTCAATGATTGGCTATGAAAGAAATGTTCAGGTAAAATCAACTAAAAGGTATTTTCTGGCAATGTCTAACTCATCTCTATATCGTTACAGGTAGACATGCTTGATGATTACATGGCAAATAAGCAATTGAGATCGTATACGCTGGTAAAAAGGTCAAAGCTTATAGATACAAGATCAGTCGGAACCTGGTTCTTCTGATATAGGTTAGTAGCTGTTATGTTCTCTCATGCACAATTCAGAACGATTAAAACAAATGCCACATCATCAGCATGtcagttttttcttttttggttttgtGTCTTTTGAACCCAAACATCGCACCCATTAGTAATCGACCCAACTCCCTAAAAACTGCCGCCCTTTCTAACTGGTCCTTCTTTCATCATAAATACATCTATCATTATCATCACACTCTTCACATCAACACTTCAAAACCTATTTCCTCTTCGTTCTCTCTTCAGTTCACCAAatcctctctcttcttctcactaTGGCTGAAAATCAAATAATCTCTAGTGTCCCAAGCAACACCCCCACTGAGTCCTCACCAGCTGAAACATCAACACTAGACTCCTCTGTCCACACTATTGCTAGCCAAAACCCTAGAACAGAGTCACCCCCACATTCTGTCTCCTCTCCTACTCAATCGAGTCGCAAAATATCGACTCCTAAAAGATTCTTAGCCCATAGCTTTTCTCCTACTTCGCCGAAAAAGGGGTCTGAAATGAGTGCTACTGAGAATGAAGAAAATTCGAAAATCTTAAGTTCTCTTATGGAAGAAAGGTCAAAGGCAGATCAAATTGAGGGGTTCGAAAATATTGACTCAACAAAGACTGCTCCTGATCTTATGTCCACAGGTAACACTCCTACTTCTCTTGAGTTTCCCATGGGCTTACAAGAAAAGGAAGCTATAGAAAATATGTTGTCCATAGCTAATGAAGGGGTTTTTGTTAAAGAAAGTGAAGATGGTCTTAAGACTCAGGGGGAAGAGTTTGAGACTGTAGGAGAGGGTAATGAGCTTGTGCCAGTTGAATCATCGGCATAGGAAGGCGCTACTGAGGAACCTGCTGGAGGACTTGATCCCTCTTCGGAGGATCCAACTCAGGGGCTCTCTCAGGAACCCCAGGTCAGTGATGACCCTGCTCCCTCTCCTCATTTAGATGTTGAGCCTCAAAGTGTGGTTATGCCTGAGATAAGACCTGTGTCTGAAGAACAAAAGGAGGATAGTGAAGCATATTCTAATAATTTACCAATTGCTAGTCTACCTAGGCGTAGATTAGTTGTTGATGAAGAGCCAACTCCTAAGCGACCCACAACAAGGTTGCAAAAGAAGGAGGCTCTTGAGTCTACGCTTAAGAACAGTCATGTTAagtcaaaaaagaagaaaattaatCAAAGATGGCAAAGTTGTAAATGAGAAGATAGTGCCTGTTGTGAATGTGGATGAGGAAGAAGCCGAGGAACCTAGTACTTTGCTAGGAAGTTATCACAAAAGCATAGTCTCCTCAAGCCAAAAGGGGGATCTTTTGTGTCTGCTAAAAGTCTGACTAAGTCTGATAATGTTGTTGCTACAAAGAATGTGCTAAAAGAATTAGGTGAAAAATCTGTAAAGTCTGATAAAAAGGAGAAGAGTGATCGCAAGACTGCTAAGAGA contains:
- the LOC138885369 gene encoding secreted RxLR effector protein 161-like encodes the protein MYRGIIGSLMYLTARRTDIVFSGGLCARFQSNPKESHLKAVKRILRYLKGTYVDADYTGYLVYRESTSGMAHFMGSCLISWGTRKQNSVALSTAEVEYLEDFGVFSDYVPLLCDNTSALNMAKNPVQHKRTKHIDVDMLDDYMANKQLRSYTLVKRSKLIDTRSVGTWFF